The following proteins are co-located in the Gloeocapsa sp. PCC 7428 genome:
- the dnaA gene encoding chromosomal replication initiator protein DnaA, which yields MELSLESLWSQVLERLQEKLTRPTFETWIKTASAQQLENNCLVICTPNPFARNWLQKYYIKTIVGVVEEILGHPVEVQITVTKENGVTSVSEPEVAWPVPIEPPSVPLLNNRPKPIELNPKYVFSRFVVGANSRMAHAAALAVAESPGREFNPLFLCGGVGLGKTHLMQAIGHYRLEICPNSRIFYVSTEQFTNDLIASIRKDSMQSFREHYRAADVLLVDDIQFIEGKEYTQEEFFHTFNTLHEAGKQVVLASDRPPNQIPRLQERLCSRFSMGLIADIQPPDLETRMAILQKKAEYENMRLPREVIEYIAFNYKSNIRELEGALIRAVAYISISGLSMNVENIAPVLNPPVEKVEAFPDAVLMVVADEFDVSVEDLKGNSRRREISWARQIGMYLMRQHTDLSLPRIGEEFGGKDHTTVIYSCDKIAQLRENDTNLAQTLRHLSDRINLASRHSS from the coding sequence GTGGAACTTTCGCTTGAAAGTCTGTGGAGTCAGGTACTAGAGCGGCTACAGGAGAAGTTAACTCGACCCACCTTCGAGACTTGGATCAAAACGGCTAGCGCGCAGCAACTAGAAAATAACTGTTTGGTTATTTGTACACCTAACCCGTTTGCACGTAATTGGCTACAAAAGTACTACATCAAAACGATTGTCGGCGTCGTTGAGGAAATTCTCGGTCATCCTGTTGAGGTTCAGATCACTGTCACCAAGGAAAACGGCGTAACTTCTGTCAGCGAACCCGAAGTTGCTTGGCCAGTACCGATTGAACCACCAAGTGTACCACTGCTAAATAACCGACCTAAACCAATCGAACTAAACCCTAAATATGTATTTTCTCGCTTTGTTGTTGGTGCAAATAGTCGCATGGCACACGCCGCAGCTTTAGCGGTAGCTGAATCACCAGGGCGTGAATTCAATCCTTTGTTTTTGTGCGGTGGCGTCGGATTAGGAAAAACGCATCTGATGCAGGCGATCGGGCATTACCGCTTAGAAATATGTCCTAACTCCAGAATTTTTTACGTCTCTACCGAGCAATTTACTAACGATCTCATTGCCTCAATTCGGAAAGATAGTATGCAAAGCTTTCGCGAACATTATCGCGCAGCAGATGTGCTATTGGTCGATGATATTCAGTTTATTGAAGGGAAAGAGTACACGCAAGAAGAATTTTTTCATACATTCAATACATTGCATGAAGCTGGTAAGCAAGTTGTTTTGGCTTCTGATCGTCCACCAAATCAAATTCCGCGCTTACAAGAAAGATTGTGTTCGCGCTTCTCGATGGGCTTGATCGCGGATATTCAACCACCCGATTTAGAAACAAGAATGGCGATTTTGCAAAAGAAAGCCGAGTACGAGAATATGCGCTTACCAAGAGAGGTGATTGAGTACATTGCTTTTAACTATAAGTCGAACATTCGCGAACTAGAGGGCGCTTTAATTCGAGCAGTTGCTTATATTTCTATTTCTGGATTATCGATGAATGTCGAAAATATTGCTCCCGTTCTTAATCCACCCGTAGAAAAAGTAGAAGCTTTTCCCGATGCTGTACTCATGGTAGTTGCAGATGAATTTGATGTTTCTGTCGAAGACCTTAAAGGCAACTCGCGCCGCCGCGAAATTAGCTGGGCGCGTCAGATTGGTATGTATTTGATGCGGCAACATACGGATTTGAGTTTACCAAGAATTGGCGAAGAATTCGGCGGCAAAGACCATACAACTGTGATATATAGCTGTGACAAAATCGCGCAGTTACGCGAAAATGATACAAACTTGGCACAAACACTAAGACACTTGAGCGATCGCATTAACCTTGCCAGCCGTCATTCTTCTTAA
- the coaD gene encoding pantetheine-phosphate adenylyltransferase — MIAIYPGSFDPITLGHLDIIERGCRLFERVVVAVLRNPNKTPLFSVQQRLEQIRISTSHLANVEIDSFDGLTVKYAQMRQAQVLLRGLRAISDFEAELQMAHTNKTLSAHIETVFLATSNEHSFLSSSVVKEIAKFGGSVDHLVPQHVALDIYRCHTKTP, encoded by the coding sequence GTGATTGCTATTTATCCTGGAAGCTTTGACCCAATTACTTTGGGACACCTTGATATCATTGAGCGTGGCTGTCGCCTCTTTGAGCGCGTCGTTGTCGCTGTGTTGCGTAACCCAAACAAAACGCCATTGTTTTCAGTACAACAACGGCTAGAGCAGATCCGGATTTCAACATCCCATTTGGCGAATGTAGAAATAGACAGCTTCGACGGTTTGACGGTAAAGTACGCCCAAATGCGGCAAGCACAAGTTCTCCTACGGGGTTTACGCGCAATTTCTGACTTTGAAGCGGAACTACAAATGGCGCACACGAATAAAACACTTTCTGCGCATATCGAAACAGTTTTTTTGGCAACTTCTAATGAGCATAGTTTTTTAAGTAGTAGTGTGGTGAAAGAGATTGCCAAATTTGGTGGTTCCGTCGATCATCTTGTTCCTCAGCACGTTGCCCTAGATATCTACCGATGTCACACCAAGACCCCTTAA
- a CDS encoding PHP domain-containing protein, translating into MAVEFAQTNASSQALKQVFQKVNAQSCPRHFNFHLHTVHSDGRLQPEELIQQAIAIGLQDLAITDHHTVSGCQVAQRYLDELKLSIPHLEYTAPRVWTGVEINANLLDVDVHILGYAFDHQHLSITPYLQRKTTTGKAYQANNVIAAIHQAGGLAVLAHPARYKRSPQDLIPAAASLGIDGVESFYAYDNPQPWRPSATETQRVQQLARHHNLLSTCGTDTHGLSLLKRL; encoded by the coding sequence ATGGCTGTCGAATTCGCCCAAACTAATGCATCGTCGCAAGCTTTAAAGCAGGTCTTCCAAAAGGTTAATGCCCAAAGTTGTCCGCGACATTTTAATTTTCATCTGCACACGGTTCACTCGGATGGTCGATTGCAACCAGAAGAGTTAATTCAACAGGCGATCGCAATTGGTTTGCAAGACCTAGCGATTACCGATCATCACACTGTTAGTGGTTGTCAAGTCGCGCAGCGCTACCTCGATGAATTAAAGTTAAGCATCCCTCACTTAGAGTACACTGCACCACGAGTTTGGACGGGTGTAGAAATTAATGCCAACTTATTGGATGTAGACGTTCATATCTTGGGGTATGCGTTTGATCATCAACACTTGAGTATCACGCCTTATTTACAACGAAAAACCACGACTGGTAAGGCGTATCAAGCAAATAATGTCATCGCCGCAATTCATCAAGCAGGTGGGTTAGCGGTACTTGCGCATCCCGCACGTTATAAGCGATCGCCGCAAGACTTAATTCCCGCAGCAGCTTCTTTAGGAATCGATGGCGTAGAAAGTTTCTACGCATACGACAATCCTCAGCCTTGGCGTCCTAGCGCCACTGAAACCCAACGGGTGCAACAATTAGCAAGACATCATAACTTATTAAGTACCTGCGGCACTGATACTCACGGCTTGAGCTTATTAAAACGTCTATAA
- a CDS encoding response regulator transcription factor produces MSAQLLLVDDEPGLREAVKDYLQESGFTVQVASNAQEGWELLQQTTPDLVISDIMMPQVDGYQFLKQMRDDPRFQTLPVVFLTAKGMTTDRIQGYQAGVDAYLPKPFDPDELVAIVENLIARRTATHSGELGETPDIADLANQIAQIKALLTQRQGITTTPAPIKIDLTPREQSVLNLVTEGLMNKEIARRLQTSVRNVEKYVSRLFSKTGTNSRTELVRFALEHGLTK; encoded by the coding sequence ATGTCCGCACAACTTTTACTGGTAGACGATGAACCAGGCTTGCGAGAAGCTGTAAAAGATTACTTGCAAGAAAGTGGTTTTACGGTGCAGGTGGCTAGTAATGCGCAAGAGGGATGGGAATTGTTACAGCAAACTACCCCTGATTTAGTCATCTCTGACATCATGATGCCACAGGTAGATGGCTACCAATTCCTAAAACAAATGCGCGACGATCCTCGTTTCCAAACTTTACCCGTCGTGTTTCTCACGGCAAAAGGTATGACTACAGATCGCATTCAAGGCTATCAAGCAGGGGTTGATGCTTATTTACCAAAGCCCTTTGATCCCGATGAATTGGTCGCCATTGTGGAAAACTTAATTGCGCGTCGTACCGCCACACACTCAGGTGAATTGGGCGAAACACCTGATATTGCCGATTTAGCCAATCAAATTGCTCAAATTAAAGCACTGTTGACTCAGCGTCAAGGTATTACAACAACTCCGGCTCCGATTAAAATTGACTTAACTCCGAGAGAACAAAGTGTTTTAAATCTCGTTACCGAAGGGCTAATGAATAAGGAAATCGCCCGTCGTTTACAAACTAGCGTGCGTAATGTCGAAAAGTACGTTAGTCGCTTGTTTAGCAAAACAGGTACAAATAGTCGCACTGAACTAGTACGCTTTGCGCTAGAACATGGTTTGACGAAATAA
- the ctpB gene encoding carboxyl-terminal processing protease CtpB, which produces MQQYTKRFSLLHFALFSGAIATTLTMSVLPVRSVRAAMQDSPKALVDEVWQLVNREYVDSTFNKVNWQLSRQNLLSKNYTSKEQAYNAIRAELEKLGDPYTRFLDPQQFAALTDQTAGELSGVGIRMEVNEQTKRLTVVEAIENSPALKAGLRSGDEILAIDGKPTQGLDVQQASNMIRGKAGTPVNLRIGRSGQQNLDVRITRAKIEVPTVRYSVKQEGKNRVGYISLREFNAHAAEQMQRAIYDLNRQQVDGYVLDLRGNPGGLLQASIEIARMWLDTGDIVRTVDRRGKSEKIAANRSSLVKQPVAVLVDGNSASASEILAGALKDNNRAVVVGSQTFGKALVQSVHSLSDGSGLAITIAHYYTPKGTDISHKGITPDVKIDLTEAQVRQLATNPNLVGTQNDPQYARAIAVLGTNSLAQTAPNQTLKSSGMR; this is translated from the coding sequence ATGCAGCAATATACCAAACGCTTCTCGTTGCTCCATTTTGCTTTATTTAGCGGCGCGATCGCCACAACGTTAACGATGTCTGTACTTCCAGTACGTTCTGTCCGCGCCGCCATGCAAGACAGTCCAAAAGCCTTAGTAGACGAAGTTTGGCAGTTGGTAAACCGCGAGTACGTTGACAGCACCTTTAACAAAGTCAATTGGCAACTCAGCCGACAAAACCTTTTAAGCAAGAACTATACCTCTAAGGAACAAGCCTACAATGCAATTCGCGCAGAACTAGAGAAACTGGGCGATCCTTACACGCGCTTTCTCGATCCCCAACAGTTTGCAGCCCTCACAGATCAAACCGCCGGAGAACTCTCTGGCGTTGGGATTCGCATGGAAGTCAACGAACAAACCAAGCGTCTGACTGTGGTAGAAGCTATCGAAAATTCTCCGGCACTCAAAGCTGGGCTTAGATCAGGCGACGAGATCCTCGCGATTGATGGCAAACCAACCCAAGGGTTAGATGTTCAGCAAGCTTCTAACATGATTCGCGGTAAGGCGGGGACGCCTGTCAATTTAAGAATCGGACGTTCTGGGCAACAAAATTTAGACGTGAGAATCACGCGGGCTAAAATCGAAGTGCCGACAGTGCGCTATTCTGTCAAGCAAGAAGGCAAAAATCGCGTTGGTTACATTAGCTTAAGAGAGTTTAATGCGCACGCCGCAGAACAAATGCAACGGGCGATCTACGATCTCAACCGCCAACAAGTAGATGGCTATGTCTTAGACTTGCGGGGTAATCCTGGCGGGTTGTTGCAAGCGAGTATTGAAATTGCGCGGATGTGGCTGGATACGGGTGATATTGTGCGCACTGTAGACCGACGCGGAAAAAGTGAAAAAATTGCCGCTAATCGGTCATCCTTAGTAAAGCAGCCTGTCGCGGTTCTTGTCGATGGCAATTCGGCTAGCGCAAGTGAGATTTTGGCAGGAGCACTCAAAGATAATAATCGAGCCGTTGTTGTCGGTAGTCAAACTTTTGGTAAAGCATTAGTGCAATCGGTGCATTCACTTTCTGATGGTTCCGGCTTGGCAATTACGATCGCGCATTACTACACTCCCAAAGGTACGGATATTAGCCATAAGGGAATCACGCCTGATGTCAAAATTGACTTAACCGAAGCACAGGTACGTCAGCTAGCAACTAACCCAAACTTAGTTGGTACTCAAAACGATCCGCAGTACGCCCGCGCGATCGCGGTTCTAGGGACAAATTCCTTGGCTCAAACTGCACCAAATCAAACGCTGAAGTCATCGGGTATGCGGTAG
- the recJ gene encoding single-stranded-DNA-specific exonuclease RecJ, with protein MPEQPQWLIPSFASPPEWFIQAVSNYCPNSSGKFAAQLLWQRGIQDQESLDTFVNPQAYKAASPFEFGKEMHQAVTRLQQARDRREKVAIWGDFDADGITSTAVLWDGLGQFFNQNADLFYYIPNRITESHGLNCQGIDILAQRGTQLIVTCDTGSTNITEIEYAQQLGIDVIVTDHHTLPPERPSVVAIINPRYLPNDHQLFHLSGVAVAYKLVEALYQKIPNTSQQPLEDLLDLVAIGLIADLVQLSGDCRYLAQLGIAKMQHDFKQPAAQRRRPGVGKLLELCQKSGDRPTDISFGLGPRINAVSRIRGDASFCVELLTSHDIQRIEQLAQDTELANSRRKSLQKDVAQQVTAKLQQLDLSTTSVIVLEDPQWSAGVLGLVAGQVAQETGRPTILLSTEGITGVKNTSSPLARGSARSVNQIDLYQLVQDQAHLLHRFGGHPFAAGLSLAVENIPLFSEAINQRLRQSLSSSLTTPTIQADLACTVQDLGKDLFWELKLLEPCGMGNPVPKLLIQNCWFENARHRNIRDAQGKEVKYIKTEFILRDDSTPKGFPGIWWGHYREEIPPGRCDVIVELDYNSYSDPIKDKKPHYEVRLIAVRATETTVNSTVQSHLSQILDWRNQDNITQLAAQQPILLLETCPNSWDDLRTWFKRSLGEKKQLVLAWKKPQFLTPNQIWLSLLGIAKYISRTGQTVTRFQLCQKLAISDQTLKPGFQALSSIGFSISSVDRGFIITWQPQAIVSEAKCLQVIEKFLMAVQEEQFQQQYFSTVPLATIQAIVRGSS; from the coding sequence ATGCCTGAACAACCGCAGTGGCTTATACCATCTTTTGCATCACCGCCTGAATGGTTTATCCAGGCTGTCAGTAATTACTGTCCTAACTCATCAGGGAAATTTGCTGCACAGCTACTTTGGCAACGCGGAATTCAAGACCAAGAAAGCTTAGATACGTTTGTCAATCCTCAAGCTTACAAAGCTGCAAGCCCGTTTGAATTTGGCAAAGAAATGCATCAAGCGGTAACGCGATTGCAGCAAGCACGCGATCGCCGCGAAAAAGTCGCGATTTGGGGAGACTTTGACGCCGATGGGATTACTTCAACCGCCGTACTTTGGGATGGTCTAGGACAGTTTTTTAACCAAAATGCTGATTTATTTTATTACATACCCAATCGCATTACAGAGTCACACGGTCTTAACTGCCAAGGAATTGATATTCTTGCCCAACGAGGTACGCAGTTAATCGTTACTTGCGATACAGGTAGCACAAATATTACAGAAATTGAATACGCCCAACAACTTGGTATCGATGTCATTGTCACGGACCATCATACACTACCGCCAGAGCGCCCGTCGGTTGTGGCAATTATCAATCCCCGCTATTTACCAAACGATCATCAATTATTTCATCTTTCTGGTGTTGCTGTTGCGTATAAACTCGTAGAAGCATTGTACCAAAAGATACCCAATACTTCTCAGCAACCATTAGAAGATTTACTTGATTTAGTCGCAATTGGCTTAATCGCAGACTTAGTTCAACTTTCAGGAGATTGTCGCTATTTGGCGCAGTTAGGTATTGCTAAGATGCAACACGACTTTAAGCAGCCAGCAGCACAGCGGCGACGTCCAGGGGTTGGCAAGTTATTAGAGTTGTGTCAGAAAAGTGGCGATCGCCCGACAGATATTTCCTTTGGTTTAGGCCCGCGCATCAATGCGGTAAGTCGAATTCGCGGTGACGCGAGTTTTTGTGTCGAATTACTCACAAGCCACGACATACAACGTATTGAGCAGCTAGCACAAGATACAGAACTTGCAAATTCTCGACGTAAATCTTTACAAAAAGACGTTGCGCAACAAGTTACAGCAAAACTACAGCAGCTAGATTTATCGACGACGAGTGTCATCGTATTAGAAGATCCACAGTGGTCTGCTGGCGTGCTTGGTTTGGTCGCTGGACAAGTCGCGCAAGAAACGGGACGCCCGACAATTTTATTAAGTACTGAAGGAATTACTGGCGTAAAAAACACTTCTAGCCCCCTAGCGCGTGGTTCAGCACGTTCGGTCAATCAAATTGATTTGTATCAGTTAGTCCAGGATCAGGCACATTTATTGCATCGTTTTGGGGGACATCCTTTCGCCGCTGGATTGAGTTTAGCTGTGGAAAATATTCCTTTGTTTTCTGAGGCGATTAATCAAAGATTACGACAATCTTTAAGTAGTAGCCTGACAACACCAACAATTCAAGCAGACTTGGCGTGTACTGTCCAAGACTTAGGCAAAGATCTCTTTTGGGAATTAAAATTACTCGAACCGTGCGGAATGGGAAATCCTGTACCTAAACTGTTGATTCAAAACTGCTGGTTTGAAAATGCTCGGCATCGTAATATTCGAGATGCACAAGGCAAAGAAGTAAAATACATCAAAACAGAGTTCATCCTGCGTGATGATTCGACTCCAAAAGGATTTCCTGGAATTTGGTGGGGACATTACCGCGAAGAAATTCCTCCAGGGCGGTGCGATGTCATCGTAGAACTTGATTACAATTCTTACTCAGATCCAATAAAAGATAAAAAGCCACATTATGAGGTACGGTTAATTGCAGTTCGCGCCACTGAAACTACGGTTAACTCTACGGTTCAAAGTCATCTAAGTCAGATTCTAGATTGGCGAAATCAAGATAATATAACGCAGCTAGCTGCTCAACAACCAATTTTGCTGCTGGAAACTTGCCCAAATAGTTGGGATGATTTACGTACTTGGTTTAAGCGATCGCTTGGCGAAAAAAAACAGCTAGTGCTAGCCTGGAAAAAGCCACAATTTCTTACACCCAATCAAATTTGGCTTTCGTTACTCGGAATTGCAAAATATATCAGTCGCACTGGTCAAACTGTTACGCGGTTTCAACTATGTCAAAAACTAGCGATCAGCGATCAAACACTCAAACCAGGATTTCAAGCTCTCAGTAGTATAGGTTTTAGTATTAGTTCTGTTGACCGAGGTTTTATCATTACTTGGCAACCACAAGCCATAGTATCTGAAGCTAAATGTTTGCAAGTTATTGAAAAATTCTTAATGGCTGTGCAAGAAGAACAATTTCAACAACAATACTTCTCAACTGTTCCGTTAGCCACTATTCAAGCAATTGTACGCGGCTCAAGCTGA
- a CDS encoding GNAT family N-acetyltransferase — protein MTHDPSDSVNTSSVYVRELEIDDLAPVYHLGEKLFTSDLYPYLYRTWDKWEVIGLYNTDPEYCLVAEIDGELAGFILGTVITKGSWTYGYIIWLGVNPNFQRRGVGDTLVDKLIERMIEDGARFMLVDTDPANVPAVKFFQRKGFGNSRQHIFLSMNLSKNEYYGRLIAYERQKAERAGYKRSRPAALSRKPEGIPGEVALNSLVDENNQQ, from the coding sequence ATGACGCACGATCCGAGCGATTCGGTAAATACATCCTCAGTTTATGTCCGCGAGCTAGAAATTGATGACCTTGCTCCTGTCTATCACTTGGGAGAAAAGTTATTTACCAGTGATTTATATCCTTACTTGTACCGGACGTGGGATAAGTGGGAAGTGATCGGACTTTATAACACCGATCCTGAATACTGTCTCGTTGCAGAAATCGACGGCGAACTAGCAGGATTTATCTTAGGAACTGTCATTACAAAAGGTTCTTGGACATACGGTTACATTATCTGGTTAGGAGTTAACCCCAATTTTCAACGCCGTGGTGTTGGGGACACATTGGTAGACAAACTTATTGAACGCATGATTGAAGATGGAGCGCGGTTTATGCTCGTTGATACCGATCCTGCGAATGTACCCGCAGTAAAATTTTTTCAACGTAAGGGCTTTGGTAACAGCCGTCAGCATATCTTCTTATCGATGAATTTAAGTAAAAATGAATACTATGGTAGGCTCATTGCTTACGAACGGCAAAAAGCAGAAAGGGCAGGTTATAAGCGATCGCGTCCTGCTGCGCTATCACGCAAACCCGAAGGCATCCCTGGTGAGGTTGCCCTCAATTCTCTAGTAGACGAAAATAATCAGCAGTGA
- a CDS encoding PD-(D/E)XK nuclease family protein — MRLSQGQLNLLERCPRQFQHTYLEQLASPASLEQQERLTWGSRFHLLMQQRELGLPIASLVQEDTQLQRWMSAFASVAPEILTPDIASQAFRESEHCRTLQVQDYLLTVIYDLLIADDRQAQILDWKTYSKPQNRRALQQNWQTRLYLYVLAETSEYVPEQLSMTYWFIQSEDQPQSLKFTYNNAQHEKTAQQLNDLLRQLTQWLQRYEHGDPFPQVTSGSKFCDLCQYATRCNRDRYDEEVTSVQHLLPNLVNIQEVPL, encoded by the coding sequence ATGCGTTTATCTCAAGGGCAGCTAAACTTACTTGAACGTTGCCCGCGTCAGTTTCAGCATACTTACCTAGAGCAGCTTGCGTCGCCTGCAAGTTTAGAGCAACAAGAACGGCTGACGTGGGGAAGTCGGTTTCACCTACTCATGCAACAGCGCGAACTCGGTTTACCAATTGCATCTTTGGTGCAAGAAGATACTCAATTACAACGCTGGATGAGTGCTTTTGCAAGTGTTGCACCAGAAATCTTAACACCGGATATTGCTAGCCAAGCCTTCCGTGAAAGCGAACATTGCCGCACGTTGCAAGTTCAAGATTATTTACTAACGGTGATTTATGATTTATTAATCGCCGACGATCGCCAAGCCCAAATTCTTGATTGGAAGACTTACTCCAAACCTCAAAACCGCCGCGCTTTGCAACAAAACTGGCAAACACGTCTTTACTTATATGTGCTAGCAGAAACGAGCGAATACGTACCCGAACAGTTGTCGATGACTTACTGGTTTATTCAATCTGAGGATCAGCCACAAAGTCTGAAGTTTACTTATAACAACGCTCAGCATGAAAAAACAGCCCAACAACTAAATGACCTATTACGTCAACTTACACAGTGGTTGCAACGTTACGAACACGGTGATCCATTTCCCCAAGTCACATCGGGTAGTAAGTTTTGCGATCTTTGTCAGTATGCAACACGCTGTAACCGCGATCGCTACGATGAAGAAGTCACTTCTGTGCAGCACTTGCTGCCAAATCTTGTAAATATCCAAGAAGTCCCTTTGTAA
- a CDS encoding 2OG-Fe(II) oxygenase: MKLSIARKELAQDIKTLPIKTTKVLTRQDLVDLVQGKCIALCVANYYPKWLCEHLCKRLLKLPEFSRYIRAQNVGVQRTGITFFETKGDPVLLERYYAEAQRMRNTIRNTCFPYLSPIDKLRVELEEIWSAGARLENIHGRPMMVGIARMFEDSFELPPHQDVLARDIVDNSSDGLLLSQLSANIYLREAKFGGELEIWGMKPSYQEFLELACDELHFDQNKLPSSEVLYKPRAGDLVLFDSGRIHAVRPSRQGPRVSMSCFVGYRGQNMPLTYWS, encoded by the coding sequence ATGAAACTCAGCATAGCTCGTAAAGAGTTGGCTCAAGACATTAAAACATTACCGATTAAAACGACAAAAGTTCTCACACGACAAGACTTAGTTGATTTAGTACAAGGTAAATGTATTGCCTTATGTGTTGCCAACTACTACCCAAAGTGGCTTTGCGAGCATCTGTGCAAAAGATTGCTAAAGCTTCCAGAGTTTTCCCGTTACATAAGAGCGCAAAATGTTGGTGTTCAAAGAACGGGAATAACTTTTTTTGAGACCAAAGGAGATCCAGTACTCTTAGAGCGTTACTATGCAGAAGCTCAGCGTATGCGTAATACCATCAGAAATACTTGCTTTCCGTACCTTTCCCCAATCGATAAGCTACGAGTTGAGCTTGAAGAGATATGGTCAGCAGGCGCTCGGCTCGAAAATATCCACGGACGACCGATGATGGTGGGTATTGCACGGATGTTCGAGGATAGCTTTGAACTTCCCCCGCATCAAGACGTCTTAGCGCGCGATATTGTAGATAACTCCAGCGATGGGCTGCTCTTGTCTCAGCTTTCTGCAAATATATACTTACGCGAAGCAAAATTTGGTGGAGAGTTAGAGATTTGGGGAATGAAACCGTCTTATCAAGAGTTTCTCGAACTTGCTTGTGACGAACTACACTTTGATCAAAACAAGCTCCCCTCGTCAGAAGTGCTGTACAAACCACGCGCCGGTGATTTAGTTCTCTTTGATTCAGGGCGAATTCATGCCGTACGTCCATCAAGACAGGGCCCGCGAGTATCGATGTCATGCTTTGTGGGCTATCGCGGTCAGAATATGCCTCTTACATATTGGAGTTAG